A section of the Ciona intestinalis chromosome 4, KH, whole genome shotgun sequence genome encodes:
- the LOC100179907 gene encoding ATP-sensitive inward rectifier potassium channel 1-like, with product MDNNAAVSFSELSRRTTTSSRDESLVTLSDKAEGEFSKQQRAGHESTYASTDDEADEEPLVGRRKLRFVRQRSNESCLNSNSNNNIKYSGGKSSDDNKGGEFKMGNGQLNRRRVKRTRSGTSPYMGLKDGEVRRNPWRNHSVQLTSIRARSSGDNNKKRNWAAKKYVYNQRLIQKNGTTNVHIKTKGMGRLNVFSRFSSDIFTTLLDSSWSWILFITMTVYVGHWIIFGILYWVFAVANNDYEKIFGPTVTVHEASSHPTFSNATATTATSTGSETPCVFEVYDLLSAFLFSMESETTIGYGLRGMTTTCPIAVACLTIQCIVSAIFDTWVIGMCYARLASPSARSRTTLFSQNAVICKRDGKRCLLVRVANLRKSLLLNVSVRAKLINLTGVGANEKHSGYQLMLEQRDLAFQNNATTLLTAPVEYCHIIEKNSPLFGIPSDMYHRSKQNRFEIVFILTGTLESTGMTMHAQTSYLSSEIDYGHRFAPILSKNYAKSQYEVNFKRFHDTVPEPISLRNYDVTNDSTLNGRSVVTSLIEETEEDIISVSDEVFSAV from the exons ATGGACAACAATGCCGCTGTCTCATTTTCCGAACTTTCTAGAAGAACAACTACTTCGTCGAGAGACGAGTCGCTTGTGACTTTAAGCGACAAAGCCGAAGGTGAATTTTCAAAGCAACAACGAGCAGGACACGAGTCAACTTATGCGTCAACCGATGACGAAGCGGATGAGGAACCACTAGTCGGCCGCAGGAAATTAAGATTTGTCCGCCAGAGGTCAAACGAGAGCTGCCTGAATTcgaacagcaacaacaacattaagTACAGCGGTGGTAAATCATCTGATGATAATAAAGGAGGGGAGTTTAAAATGGGGAACGGGCAACTAAACCGACGAAGGGTGAAACGAACACGGTCCGGCACTTCACCTTATATGGGGCTGAAGGATGGAGAAGTGAGACGCAATCCATGGCGGAACCATAGCGTTCAGTTAACATCTATACGAGCCCGCTCTAGTGGGGATAATAATAAGAAACGAAACTGGgcagcaaaaaaatatgtttacaatCAACGTTTAATACAGAAGAATGGTACAACAAACGTGcacattaaaacaaag GGGATGGGAAGACTGAACGTATTTTCTCGGTTTTCCAGTGATATCTTTACAACATTATTAGACTCAAGCTGGTCTTGGATCCTATTCATAACTATGACCGTCTATGTTGGGCATTGGATTATTTTTGGGATCCTGTATTGGGTATTTGCCGTCGCGAACAATGATTATGAGAAGATATTTGGGCCAACAGTAACTGTACACGAAGCAAGTTCACATCCCACGTTTTCCAACGCAACAGCTACCACAGCGACCTCTACAGGCAGCGAAACACCATGTGTTTTCGAAGTTTATGACCTTCTCTCCGCGTTTCTATTTTCAATGGAATCAGAAACAACTATAG GTTACGGTCTTCGGGGAATGACAACCACTTGCCCAATTGCGGTTGCTTGTCTTACAATTCAATGCATCGTTTCCGCAATATTTGATACGTGGGTGATCGGAATGTGCTACGCAAGGTTGGCCAGCCCTTCCGCAAGATCGAGGACAACACTGTTTTCTCAAAATGCTGTGATTTGTAAACGAGACGGTAAAAG GTGTCTTTTGGTAAGAGTTGCCAATTTGCGGAAAAGCTTGCTACTCAATGTTTCCGTTAGAGCAAAACTAATCAACTTGACAG GTGTTGGAGCAAATGAGAAACATTCCGGTTATCAACTAATGTTGGAACAGCGAGACTTGGCGTTTCAAAATAACGCTACCACACTCCTGACAGCGCCTGTTGAATACTGCcatattattgaaaaaaacagcCCGCTTTTTG GTATACCGTCGGACATGTACCATCGTTCCAAGCAGAATCGATTCGAGATCGTGTTCATCTTAACTGGAACATTAGAATCGACAGGAATGACAATGCACGCCCAAACCTCTTACCTCAGTTCAGAGATAGATTACGGGCACAG ATTCGCGCCTATTTTGTCGAAAAATTATGCGAAGTCTCAATATGAAGTGAATTTCAAACGCTTTCATGATACAGTCCCCGAACCCATTTCACTgcgtaattatgacgtcacgaacgaTTCGACGCTAAACGGCCGCtctgttgtgacgtcattaatcgAAGAGACAGAAGAAGACATAATATCAGTCAGTGACGAAGTTTTTTCAGCTGTCTAG